Part of the Citrus sinensis cultivar Valencia sweet orange chromosome 2, DVS_A1.0, whole genome shotgun sequence genome, ctcctgaaaaataaatatttctataGATATatagtttgtaattttatttcttgttaaTTGATATCAGTTAATTCAGAAACATTGGGTCTTGTGTGGTTTCTAGACGGTTGTGACCTTTGTGCACTAAATCGTAAATATCTTTAAGAAGCGAAGTCGAAATTTGATTGTGTAAATTTCTTCCGTAACTAGACACATTTATctatccaaaaaaatataatagaaatcTCATATATTCTAGATCAGTACAGTTTAATCATGCAAGTTTGCTGATAATCATAGACTTGGTTGCTTCAGTGATTTTGAGCAGTCAGCATTCTTTAAGCCATATCTTCATGTAGaaaacttcaaataaaaaaccgtaaaattatttgaactcCTGAGGAATAAAGCTTTCTGGACATACATAGTTTGTAATCATGCAAGTTTGCTGATAACAAAATATTCAATATTGTTTTTGCAGTTATCaaccaaaattcaaaagaagcAGAGTTTGACATTCCTTCATCACATGACATTCTTTCAACAGATAGGGCAACCATTCTGCCAAGTGTAGATGATTCCTCatgttccattttttttaatggtaagCACCTGCAACAACTCACTAGTGAAGATGTAATTGGAAGTCAATTTGAGACACTTATAGATGCTGAGAATTTTTACAGTAATTACTCGAAAGTAATGGGCTTCAGCATTCGTAAGAATGATATAAGGTATGATAATGATGGTCAAACCAATGTGAGACTTTGGGTTTGTAATAGGGAGGGCGAGCGTGCTAAACAGTAAGTTGAAAGGAAAGATAGAATTCGGGAACCGAGGACTGTTACGAGAGTCAAATGTCCAGTTGCTTTTAGAGTGAAGATGAATAAGAAGGTTGGTACTTGGGTTGTTAATCAGTTTATCCCTGAACACTCACATGAGTTGGCAATGAATTATGAGATTAAGTTCCTTCGATCCCATCGATCAGTTAAAGATTGTGACATGGCTCAAGCTACTGCGATGAAAACTGTTGGTATAAAGACTAGTCAAATTATGGATTTTTTAGTCAATCAAGCTGGGGGTTATGACAATGTGGGCTTCACACTGGAGGATTTGTATAATTCATTAGATATTGAACGTCGGTCTATGATGCTTGAAACAGATTCAGAATCTGCTCTGGCATACTTAAAAGGAAAAGCTGATATGGATCCAAATTTCTTCTGTAAATACACTGTAGATGAGGAGAATAGACTTTCAAACTTGTTTTGGGCTGATTCTATTTCTCGTTTAGATTATCACCACTTTGGGGATGTGTTAGCTTTTGATAGTACGTACAAGACAAATGAATATGGTAAGCCATTAGTCATGTTAGTGGGAGTTAATAATCATTATGCAACATGTTTTTTTGGATGTGCATTACTTGTGGATGAGACAGTTGAGACATATATGTGGGTGTTGGAAACATTTTTGTCTGccatgaataataaaaagccTATTTCTGTGGTGACTGATGGAGATCGAGCAATGAGGAAAGCGATTAAAAAGGTGATTCCTGAAGCTCGTCATCGTTTGTGTGTTTGGCATCTACAGAGGAATGCACAATCTAATGTACGTAATAAAcctaattttataaaagtattTACAAAgtgtatttttgaatttcttacACCTGAAGAGTTTGATAAATTATGGTGGAATATGGTGGAGGAAGAAGGTTTGCAAAATAATGATTGGGTGaacaaaatttatacaaaacgACATAGATGAGCAGAAACATTCTTATAGGGTCATTTCTTTGCTGACATGTGTACTACACAACGGTGCGAGGGAATGAATGCATATATGAATAGATTTCTTCAACAGAAGTTAAAGTTGCAAATCAATCCAAATCAATCCCCAACCACAGTCAAAATGGTCCATTCAAGATTGCTTGCAAAGTTCCAATCATTGTGTGCTCCTTCGCCAATTGACACAGAAAGCCGGTCTGTTGAATTATCTGTCAAGACTCattttaagaagaaaatttgataattttttcccgcaaaattttcataaaagatATTGGAATGGATATTTGACATTTCAGATTTTTAGTTAACGACATACAATCATTCACTTGTAGGCTGAACTtaaaacacacacaaaaaaaaaaagcagactattattttttgaaagtttTTAATTGGAAGAGACCATAACCTCAAAAGCTAACAAAACTTAATGAGTAatccaaataaaaactttacaTCGAATACAAAGGTCAATTAAAGGGgacaaaaaatattgaaagtaACAAgacacaaaattttcataaagagtaatccaaaaacttaaaaactaaaaaagaaaattacgtaatccaaataaaaactttgcattgaatataaaattcaattgaggggacaaaaaaattaaaagtgacaaaatacaaattacgTCCAAtaccaaatttattaaatctcTACTAGGCAGATCAATTGGATTTTCTTCCTGGTTTCTTCAAATATTCTCTAGTACCAATTACAGTTCtaactttattaattgaacgatttttttttctgagaAGCAACTTTAGTTCTAACTTTACTAGTTGCAATAACATTCGTCTTAGGACCATGGAATGATAGTGCTTTTTGTATAACACTATCTCTTACTTCATTTGCATCACCATTTACAAGGAGTAGCGCAAGACGAAATCTTTCTTCATCCGATTCATACTGCATATAATAGAATtgataacaatttaatattgattaaaGTATTGTGCAAactaagaaatataaattgtaTGATTAAGTTACCTTATAAGTTGGGAATAACATCTCACATGGAGTCTCCATAAACTTCATCACATACAAGCCACAATCATTTCCATTTGGTTGAATTGGCACATTATTTGGATATAAAATGTCAAAGTCAGCGAAATACCAATCAGAAGGAAAGTTAAAGGCTATATCACGAAACAAGACTAGGTCCAATGCATGTAActgcaataataataatgatagttAATATATATTGCATCTAGTAATTtcatataaacaaataaaaaatttgaacttaCATTTTGCTTAACGATTTCTTGACGATGATTTGGTTCTATTTCAGAATTAGGCAAAGAATCCCAAATCTCAGCAGTCTTATCTTTTATATTCATTATCACAAGATACCAATGTTTTGCAAGCCCATCATAAAGAGGAACATATATCTGTGGAACAATACAGAAATTTTATACTAATCATTACACACttcaaatgataataataaaacatatgatattttagtaaataactttttactttttgaacATATGATAATATTCCTGACCTTTTCACATCTTTTGAGTGCACCCATGTAACATTCACAAATGTTATGTTTACGAACCGAAATTTCGATATTTGATCTATCAATGGTTGAGACACCTGACACATTCGCCACGATTTgctacaaaattcataaattaataattatatgaagATGGTAagatataactttaaaaaaaattctaaatttttagtaaaaacatATTATACATTTgtaatagcaaaatatataaCATACCCCAAAAAGAATTGGTAAAAACCAATTTCGAGTCTCATAATCTTGCTTCAAACTCTCCTTTCTAGTTAAGTACTCGGCATAGCAACTTATGAtctatgtataaaataatcacaatatcattattaaaacATTCACTaccaaatgcaaaataaattataaattaaatacatataatctTATTACGCTCTGaatattacacacacacagagtATACCTCATCAAATATCCAAACATTAGGAGCTAAAGAAGACATTAAGAAGCGGGTAACAATATGTCGCTTTGTCATTACAATTTTCTCTCTGTATAAATTATACACTCacattaataagaaattaaaacaaataagaacATCAAAATACAAACgtataaaatatgattatattaaatactTCCATACCTTTTATCTAGTTGTTCATGAAAAATATACTGTAAAATATACCATTCTTCCTCCGAAAAAGAAGCTCCATGTTTGGATAAACCAAACTCCTTGTTGCGGcggcctttttttttggtgaaattTTCATAAGGAGATTTTTTATAACGACTGGGCTTTCGAGGACGCACCTTTTTATCCTCAACTGCATCTACTTCAACCGATGATACcaaatccacaaaatcaaTTGCATCCATGGCTTTATCCGACATGCATAAgaacatgaattttatttattttttttatttaatgaatgtgctagtacaaaaaatttttgaaaaaaaatgtagaatAATAGTTTGTTATCATACCTTTTTAACAACATTGTTGAAGATTTGGTTCTCTTTCAGTTTCCTATATGCAAATAAGTTTTTCAATGATAAATTTTCATCACATGCGTCTTCAATCTTGTCCTTAATCTCTGCGATCTTCACCCCAAACTCATCTCCCTTTCCCACGAAATTTTGACCACTTGATTCATTTGTACaattttgaacatctttacTAGAAGAGTTCATCTTTTCCTTCCATGGGTATGATTGCATATGAGTTATATTATGTTCAAGTGCTTCAACTACACTATACATTTTTTGTACCAATGCATAAGTATCTAAATTGTTCTTCTTCAGCTCACCAAATTCATACCTGACAGCGGCAAGATTAAAAGTCATCccatcaattttttcattaagcTTTGTCAATTCCTTCTCATGGTTGCAATTTCGAAAGTTTGCTTCACCCTCTCCGTTTGTTTTAATGCTTTTATGGAGCCCtccatcatcttttttttccatctgcattttaatgttaatatttaGTCAATCATGTAACATCAAGTAtatctataaaattatgatactaacaaataaaatatcaacaaacaaaaatgaagattttaacatcaatattttcatattgggcttgtctttaatttttagaatttaaagaccgacatttaaatttcaattgtaaGATATTAATAGTCAGCTGAATTCCCTcctcaaaataatataaattcgtAAAGTGCAACGGAAAGATCTCTTGCAAGGTAGACAACTAGACTAGCCAAATTCTGAATGTTGAGAGTTTGAAAGATTGAATTTTCTCTTGTTGCCTTCATTGAGAAAATGACAGAgaattaaaagagagaaagttcATTCCCACCGCATAAAGCCTAAGAGAggcaaaattattaatctgaCTCTAGAATCTTCAGGTCTTCACAAAAAAACATATaacaaacttgaaaaaaaaatttgtcccTTCAGATCCTAGAAGTATTGTGCTTCTAATCTTGTTTTGCATGCTTCAGCTGTAGTAATTAGTTCATTTCCAtgtaatcaaaaaaaaaaaaaaactacattcATATGTGGGCAAGATCATGCCAGTTTAACCTTTAGCGTCGCTGCTGGAGATAATCAAATCAGGGCGGAGAAAAGGAGAATGGAATCAGAGGCTAAGATTAATAAGTGGGCCTCAGCTTGCTTTGCCCCTCTTTCTTAAACGATTGGTGGTTAACTGCTGACTCAGCCAAGTCTTGGCTGCACTTGATTCACCGATTTAGGTTATTTTGTCTTCTATCTGATGCAGCGAAGAAGCTTTGCTGCTTAACATGCTGCAATGCAACTTTATCCTTTGAAGTTCAAACTTCAGGGCTGCGCACTTTATGTAATCCTatgaataaaaagaatttgttttcaaatgtgaaaaaagaaaatgtaaggTAGtaactaaatatattatagcaTCAAAGCAAGATTTGATATGAATTTAGTACAACAAAGAACATCAAATCTGTGATTCCTTGTCTAATGTCACCATCgagcaataaatttaaaagcctACCTATCAAATAGACGTGGCAATAAATGGAGAAAAAGTTGAATTATAAGAACAAGTTTACGATTTGACACGGTTAATCATTCGTGAACTGAGACAGCATTCAAGAATCCAATTTCAATACAACAACATAGGAGATAAACAGATGACGAATTTTATGAGATAAAGAAGGAGGTTGAGTTTTATTGTATctctattttctttccttttaaatttaaattaggtTTTGCAACCGGTTTGTTAACCGGTTATaacatttttgaaataattaaatattttcattattaaaaataatgtgtacCGTTGATTACATCTAATGGTACAAATTTGTTACACTATTAATACCGTAAACAAAATTACGGCACCATAGAGGGACCcctgaaaatataataaatagtaatagAGGAGTTGTGGGAAACTTTCTCCATTGTCTAATGTCTGTTAACTTATCACATAAGATAACAATGACCTTCGTTCTCCCCTCCTAATAGGTGTTTGTCAGCCCTAGTGTACACtaaatcttgatttttttctcgATAAATTATCCgaactttctctctctatcaaCTTATAATTGAGCA contains:
- the LOC107175704 gene encoding uncharacterized protein LOC107175704, translating into MDIDEQVINQNSKEAEFDIPSSHDILSTDRATILPSVDDSSCSIFFNGKHLQQLTSEDVIGSQFETLIDAENFYSNYSKVMGFSIRKNDIRYDNDGQTNVRLWVCNREGERAKQ